From Pantoea sp. Ep11b, the proteins below share one genomic window:
- a CDS encoding YobH family protein → MKLFIRATGLLAVIWLAMLFTGYGVLTGSTKNAAGLGLQCSYLTARGVISAQYLHTDSGVVGVTDCPLLKKSGEVIDN, encoded by the coding sequence ATGAAACTGTTTATTCGCGCAACAGGCCTGCTGGCGGTGATCTGGCTGGCGATGCTGTTTACGGGTTACGGAGTGCTGACCGGCAGTACGAAGAATGCGGCCGGGCTCGGCCTGCAGTGCAGTTACCTGACCGCGCGCGGCGTGATCAGCGCACAGTATCTGCACACCGACAGTGGCGTAGTGGGCGTCACGGATTGTCCGCTGCTGAAGAAAAGCGGCGAAGTGATCGACAATTAA
- a CDS encoding DUF986 family protein: protein MSLTDALIALCIAALLLFAIYDEAILPRRRGPTRLRVTLRRRHKIDSLIFIGLLLMLLWNNLSHQGPPLTTSLLMVLSFLAFWLFWLRKPTLLMKNAGLFYAGVWVDYRRIQGMNLSEDGILVVQLEQRRLLIAVQQLDDLERIYHTLVEAR, encoded by the coding sequence ATGTCTTTAACCGATGCGCTGATCGCGCTCTGTATTGCCGCCCTGCTGCTGTTTGCGATTTATGATGAGGCGATCCTGCCCCGCCGTCGTGGTCCGACCCGGTTAAGGGTGACGCTGCGGAGACGGCATAAAATCGACAGCCTGATTTTTATCGGGCTGCTGCTGATGCTGCTCTGGAATAATCTCAGCCATCAGGGCCCGCCGCTCACCACCTCCCTGCTGATGGTACTGAGTTTTCTGGCGTTCTGGCTTTTCTGGCTGCGTAAACCCACGCTACTGATGAAGAACGCGGGACTGTTTTACGCCGGTGTCTGGGTCGATTACCGGCGGATTCAGGGCATGAATCTTTCTGAGGATGGCATTCTGGTGGTGCAGCTGGAGCAGCGCCGGCTGCTGATTGCCGTGCAGCAGCTCGACGATCTGGAGCGCATCTACCATACGCTGGTGGAGGCGCGTTAG
- the manX gene encoding PTS mannose transporter subunit IIAB, producing MTIAIVIGTHGWAAEQLLKTAEMLLGEQENVGWIDFVPGENADTLIEKYQARLAELDTGQGVLFLVDTWGGSPFNAASRIVVDRPQYEVVAGVNIPMLVETLMARDDNPSFEALVAVAVETGREGVKALKAPDAAPTRVEPAVAAPPVKPMAPGDHMKIGLARIDDRLIHGQVATRWTKETNVQRIIVVSDEVANDQVRKTLLTQVAPPGVTAHVVDVDKMVRVWNNPKYGQDRVMLLFTNPTDVVRVVEQGVEIKSVNIGGMAFRQGKTQVNNAVSVDEKDIAAFRKLNERHIELEVRKVSSDQKLKMMDLIAKMNA from the coding sequence GTGACCATAGCAATTGTCATTGGTACACACGGCTGGGCAGCGGAACAACTGCTGAAAACAGCAGAAATGCTGTTGGGCGAGCAGGAGAATGTCGGCTGGATAGATTTTGTGCCCGGTGAAAATGCTGACACGCTGATTGAAAAATATCAGGCAAGGCTGGCAGAACTCGATACCGGCCAGGGGGTGCTGTTTCTGGTCGATACCTGGGGCGGCAGCCCGTTTAACGCAGCCAGCCGGATCGTGGTGGACCGGCCACAGTATGAGGTCGTGGCCGGGGTCAATATTCCGATGCTGGTTGAAACGCTGATGGCGCGCGACGATAACCCATCCTTTGAGGCGCTGGTCGCCGTGGCGGTTGAGACCGGTCGCGAGGGGGTAAAAGCCCTGAAAGCTCCCGACGCGGCGCCCACCCGCGTCGAACCGGCCGTGGCCGCGCCTCCGGTAAAACCGATGGCACCGGGCGATCATATGAAGATCGGTCTGGCGCGGATCGATGACCGCCTGATCCATGGACAGGTCGCGACACGCTGGACCAAAGAGACTAACGTCCAGCGCATTATCGTCGTCAGCGATGAGGTGGCTAACGATCAGGTGCGTAAGACCCTGCTGACCCAGGTCGCTCCGCCGGGCGTGACGGCACATGTGGTGGATGTCGATAAGATGGTGCGGGTGTGGAACAACCCGAAGTATGGTCAGGATCGCGTCATGCTGCTGTTTACCAATCCCACCGATGTCGTGCGGGTGGTGGAACAGGGTGTTGAGATTAAATCCGTCAACATCGGCGGGATGGCATTTCGTCAGGGAAAAACGCAGGTCAATAACGCGGTTTCGGTCGATGAAAAAGATATCGCCGCCTTCCGCAAACTTAACGAGCGCCATATCGAACTGGAAGTCCGCAAAGTTTCCAGCGACCAGAAACTGAAGATGATGGATTTGATCGCGAAAATGAATGCGTAA
- a CDS encoding YebO family protein, with protein MNELAANSGSLVSYGLLVIMVIVAFIAWFFVNRASVRAGEQIRLLESLLEEQKKQNQLLRRLIEMQPGAEPKKTDDDREKRDFIRLIPER; from the coding sequence ATGAATGAGTTAGCCGCAAATTCGGGATCGCTGGTCAGTTATGGCCTGCTGGTCATCATGGTGATTGTGGCGTTTATCGCCTGGTTCTTTGTTAACCGGGCCAGCGTGCGCGCCGGTGAACAGATCCGGTTACTGGAGTCGCTGCTCGAAGAGCAGAAGAAACAAAATCAGCTGCTGCGTCGGCTGATTGAGATGCAGCCAGGCGCAGAGCCAAAAAAAACCGATGACGATCGGGAGAAGCGCGACTTTATCCGGTTAATCCCGGAGCGATAA
- a CDS encoding MBL fold metallo-hydrolase has protein sequence MAWKNPWYDSRKAHHTPQGFSNPEPDLRQPGDLKRWRRERKAGGLPLPPRQGYAAFVREWWQPADLSGSDDRIWWLGHAAVLLRLSQRYILIDPVLSSRASPLPFAGPQRKTPAPLSIADLPRLDVVLISHNHYDHLDRSTVKAIVRRFPQATFVVPLGLAKWCRARGVREVHQLDWWQSITLGELHIDAVPARHWSMRTPFDRNRSLWCGWVVRSAACRFWFSGDSGYSDSLAEIIARLGPFTLAALPIGAYAPRWFMAGQHMDPDQAVALWQKAGRPLTLPIHWGVFELADESLDAPPQELAQGLYRAHERNGDFAPWRIGESRRLNNAAQETS, from the coding sequence ATGGCCTGGAAAAATCCGTGGTACGACAGCCGCAAAGCGCACCATACGCCTCAGGGCTTCTCGAATCCTGAACCGGATCTGCGGCAGCCAGGCGATCTGAAGCGCTGGCGCCGTGAGCGTAAAGCCGGGGGATTGCCGCTGCCGCCCCGGCAGGGCTACGCGGCTTTTGTCCGGGAGTGGTGGCAGCCTGCCGATCTCAGCGGCAGCGACGATCGTATCTGGTGGCTCGGCCATGCCGCCGTGCTGCTGCGCCTCAGCCAGCGCTATATCCTGATCGATCCGGTGCTCTCTTCCCGCGCCTCACCGCTGCCCTTTGCCGGTCCGCAGCGGAAAACGCCCGCGCCGCTCAGCATCGCCGATCTGCCGCGTCTTGATGTGGTGCTGATTTCACACAATCATTACGATCATCTGGATCGATCGACGGTGAAGGCGATTGTCCGCCGATTTCCGCAGGCGACCTTTGTTGTGCCGCTGGGGCTGGCGAAGTGGTGCAGGGCGCGCGGCGTCAGAGAGGTGCATCAGCTCGACTGGTGGCAGTCGATCACGCTCGGCGAACTGCACATCGATGCCGTACCGGCGCGTCACTGGAGTATGCGGACGCCCTTTGACCGTAACCGCTCACTCTGGTGCGGCTGGGTAGTGCGCTCAGCCGCCTGCCGTTTCTGGTTCTCCGGCGACAGCGGCTACAGCGACAGCCTCGCGGAGATCATCGCCCGGCTGGGGCCGTTCACGCTGGCTGCGCTGCCCATTGGTGCCTATGCGCCGCGCTGGTTTATGGCCGGGCAGCATATGGACCCGGATCAGGCGGTGGCGTTGTGGCAGAAGGCCGGCAGGCCGCTGACGCTGCCCATCCACTGGGGGGTTTTCGAACTGGCCGATGAGTCGCTGGATGCCCCTCCGCAGGAACTGGCGCAGGGGCTGTACCGGGCGCATGAGCGTAACGGCGACTTCGCGCCGTGGCGAATAGGGGAAAGCCGCCGTCTGAATAACGCTGCCCAGGAAACGTCCTAA
- the kdgR gene encoding DNA-binding transcriptional regulator KdgR: protein MSSAENDKQPDSVSSVLKVFGILQALGEERDHGITELAQRVMMSKSTVYRFLQTMKSLGYVTQEGESEKYSLTLKLFELGAKALQNVDLIRSADVQMRELSRLTRETIHLGALEEDSIVYIHKIDSLYNLRMYSRIGRRNPLHTTAIGKVLLAWRDRSEVNEILREVEFRRSTANTLLSAEALLAVLDQVRVQGYGEDNEEQEEGLRCLAVPVFDRFGVVIAGLSISFPTIRFSEDARQDYVNMLHRAARTLSAEMGYHDYPF, encoded by the coding sequence ATGTCCTCTGCAGAAAATGATAAACAGCCCGATTCGGTCTCTTCGGTTCTCAAAGTGTTTGGCATTCTGCAGGCGCTGGGTGAAGAGCGCGATCACGGTATTACCGAGCTCGCGCAGCGTGTGATGATGTCAAAAAGCACCGTCTACCGTTTTCTGCAGACCATGAAGTCGCTGGGCTACGTCACCCAGGAGGGCGAGAGCGAAAAGTACTCCCTCACGCTGAAGCTGTTTGAACTGGGCGCGAAGGCACTGCAGAACGTCGATTTAATCCGCAGCGCCGATGTGCAGATGCGTGAGCTCTCGCGCCTGACCCGAGAGACTATTCATCTGGGCGCGCTGGAAGAGGACAGCATTGTCTACATCCACAAAATCGACTCGCTCTATAATCTGCGTATGTATTCGCGCATTGGCCGCCGTAATCCGCTTCACACCACCGCCATCGGCAAGGTCCTGCTCGCATGGCGCGATCGCAGCGAAGTGAATGAGATCCTGCGGGAAGTGGAGTTCAGGCGCAGCACCGCCAATACCCTGCTAAGCGCAGAAGCACTGCTGGCGGTGCTGGATCAGGTCAGGGTGCAGGGCTATGGCGAAGATAATGAAGAGCAGGAAGAGGGGTTACGCTGCCTCGCTGTGCCGGTGTTTGACCGTTTTGGCGTGGTGATTGCCGGCCTCAGTATCTCGTTTCCCACTATCCGGTTCTCAGAGGATGCCCGTCAGGACTATGTCAATATGCTGCACCGGGCGGCGCGCACGCTTTCTGCAGAGATGGGCTACCACGACTATCCGTTCTGA
- a CDS encoding PTS mannose/fructose/sorbose transporter subunit IIC, with protein sequence MEITSLQIILIFIVACIAGMGSILDEFQFHRPLVACTLIGIVLGDMKTGIIIGGTLEMIALGWMNIGAAVAPDAALASIISTILVIAGGQSVGAGIALAIPLAAAGQVLTIIVRTLTVAFQHAADKAAEKGNLTAISWIHVSALLLQAMRIAIPALIVAISVGTSAVHALLSSIPEVVTNGLNIAGGMIVVVGYAMVINMMRAGYLMPFFYLGFVTAAFTSFNLVALGVIGVVMAVLYIQLSPKYNRAAGAPAAAATPNDLDNELD encoded by the coding sequence ATGGAAATAACCTCGCTACAGATTATTTTGATTTTTATCGTTGCCTGTATTGCCGGGATGGGGTCGATTCTGGATGAGTTCCAGTTTCACCGTCCGCTGGTCGCCTGCACTCTGATCGGTATCGTGCTGGGGGATATGAAAACCGGCATCATTATCGGCGGTACGCTGGAGATGATCGCGCTGGGCTGGATGAACATCGGGGCCGCCGTGGCGCCGGATGCCGCCCTCGCCTCGATTATCTCGACCATTCTGGTTATCGCGGGCGGTCAGAGCGTCGGAGCCGGTATCGCGCTGGCGATCCCGCTCGCCGCCGCCGGACAGGTTTTGACGATTATCGTGCGGACGCTGACCGTCGCCTTCCAGCATGCGGCGGACAAAGCGGCCGAAAAAGGCAATCTCACGGCCATCTCCTGGATCCATGTCTCAGCCCTGCTGCTGCAGGCAATGCGTATCGCCATCCCGGCCCTGATCGTGGCGATTTCTGTCGGCACCAGCGCGGTGCACGCCCTGCTCAGTTCAATCCCGGAAGTGGTGACCAACGGGCTGAATATCGCGGGCGGCATGATTGTGGTGGTCGGTTACGCGATGGTGATCAACATGATGCGCGCGGGCTACCTGATGCCCTTCTTCTACCTGGGCTTCGTGACGGCGGCTTTCACCAGCTTCAACCTGGTGGCGCTGGGCGTGATTGGCGTGGTGATGGCAGTGCTCTACATCCAGCTCAGCCCGAAATATAACCGTGCGGCGGGTGCGCCCGCCGCTGCCGCGACCCCAAACGATCTCGATAACGAACTCGATTAA
- a CDS encoding MFS transporter, with translation MTPSPPQDGLPTAQRYKAIVTIALGLTMAVLDGAIANVALPTISRELNASPAQSIWIVNAYQIAIIVSLLSLSFLGDMLGYRRVYQAGLALFIVTSLFCAFSTSLTMLTFARVLQGLGGAALMSVNTALIRIIYPQRYLGRGMAINSLVVAVSTAAGPTVAAAILSVASWKWLFLINVPLGAVALWLALRTLPDNPQKATTQKFDVPSAIMNALFFGLIISALSGFAQGQRHLLVLAEVVALLIIGGFFIRRQLNMAVPLLPVDLLRIPVFSLSMGTSVCSFCAQMLAMVSLPFFLQNVLQRGEVATGLLLTPWPLATMVFAPIAGRLIERFHAGLLGGIGLAMFALGLFLLAWLPANPTDGDIIWRMMLCGAGFGLFQSPNNHTIVTSAPRHRSGGASGMLGTARLLGQSMGAALVALMFNLFDERGTHASLLLAGSFAAVAALVSVSRMTQSRA, from the coding sequence ATGACCCCTTCTCCCCCGCAGGATGGCTTACCCACGGCGCAGCGCTACAAGGCGATTGTCACCATCGCCCTCGGCCTGACGATGGCGGTGCTGGATGGCGCGATTGCCAACGTCGCGCTGCCGACGATTTCGCGTGAGCTGAACGCCAGCCCGGCGCAGTCGATCTGGATTGTGAATGCTTATCAGATAGCCATTATTGTCTCACTGCTGTCGCTCTCGTTTCTCGGCGACATGCTCGGTTACCGTCGCGTCTATCAGGCGGGCCTTGCGCTATTTATCGTCACCTCGCTGTTCTGCGCCTTCTCGACTTCACTGACGATGCTGACCTTCGCCCGCGTGCTGCAGGGGCTGGGCGGCGCGGCGCTGATGAGTGTGAATACGGCGCTGATACGCATTATCTATCCGCAGCGCTATCTGGGGCGCGGCATGGCGATCAACTCGCTGGTGGTGGCGGTCTCCACGGCGGCTGGCCCGACGGTGGCGGCCGCCATTCTGTCGGTGGCGAGCTGGAAATGGCTGTTTCTGATTAACGTGCCGCTGGGGGCCGTGGCGCTCTGGCTGGCGCTGCGCACCCTGCCGGATAACCCGCAGAAGGCGACCACCCAGAAATTCGACGTGCCCAGCGCCATCATGAACGCGCTGTTCTTTGGGCTGATCATCTCTGCCCTGAGCGGGTTTGCTCAGGGTCAGCGTCATCTGCTGGTGCTGGCGGAAGTCGTGGCGCTGCTGATTATCGGCGGGTTCTTCATCCGGCGTCAGCTGAACATGGCGGTGCCACTGCTGCCGGTGGATCTGCTGCGCATTCCGGTTTTCAGCCTGTCGATGGGCACCTCAGTCTGCTCCTTCTGCGCGCAGATGCTGGCGATGGTTTCCCTGCCCTTCTTTCTGCAGAACGTCCTGCAGCGCGGTGAGGTGGCGACGGGGTTACTGCTGACGCCGTGGCCGCTGGCGACGATGGTGTTTGCGCCGATTGCGGGCCGGCTGATTGAGCGTTTTCACGCCGGGCTGCTGGGCGGAATCGGCCTGGCCATGTTTGCCCTGGGGCTGTTCCTGCTCGCCTGGCTGCCGGCTAATCCCACCGATGGCGATATCATCTGGCGCATGATGCTGTGCGGTGCCGGGTTTGGCCTGTTTCAGTCGCCCAACAACCATACCATCGTCACCTCGGCACCCCGCCATCGCAGCGGCGGCGCCAGCGGCATGCTGGGCACCGCGCGCCTGCTGGGACAGAGTATGGGCGCGGCGCTGGTTGCGCTGATGTTTAATCTGTTTGATGAGCGGGGTACGCATGCGTCACTGCTGCTGGCGGGCAGTTTCGCCGCTGTCGCGGCACTGGTCAGCGTCTCGCGCATGACGCAGAGTCGCGCCTGA
- the rlmA gene encoding 23S rRNA (guanine(745)-N(1))-methyltransferase, whose amino-acid sequence MSLICPLCHTSLTLKERSWCCENRHQFDQAKEGYVNLLPVQHKRSREPGDSAEMMQARREFLEAGYYQPLREQVVTLLASVLQQPACRLLDIGCGEGYYTAALAEAAGEAATIYGLDVARTAIRLAAKRYPAVRFCVASSQRLPFADGSLDAIVRIYAPCNEAELARVLKPGGLVLTVTPGPHHLQQFKALIYREVQLHVPEQKSYPGFRQRAQHALRYPMALTGAAATTLLQMTPFAWRAREAVWQTLQQSEQFSCDADFSLTLWQRD is encoded by the coding sequence ATGTCCCTGATTTGCCCTCTTTGTCACACTTCTCTCACCCTGAAAGAACGCAGCTGGTGCTGTGAAAATCGCCATCAGTTTGACCAGGCGAAAGAAGGGTATGTCAATCTGCTACCCGTTCAGCATAAACGGTCGCGGGAACCGGGTGACAGTGCAGAGATGATGCAGGCGAGACGGGAATTTCTTGAGGCAGGCTATTATCAGCCGCTGCGGGAGCAGGTCGTCACGCTGCTCGCGTCCGTACTCCAGCAGCCTGCGTGCCGCCTTCTGGATATCGGCTGCGGCGAGGGTTACTACACCGCCGCGCTGGCCGAAGCCGCCGGTGAGGCGGCAACGATCTATGGGCTGGATGTCGCCAGAACAGCGATCCGGCTGGCGGCAAAGCGCTATCCGGCGGTACGTTTCTGTGTCGCCTCCAGCCAGCGCTTACCTTTTGCCGATGGATCGCTGGATGCGATTGTGCGGATTTATGCGCCCTGCAATGAAGCCGAGCTGGCGCGCGTACTGAAGCCGGGGGGGCTGGTGCTGACCGTCACACCCGGCCCGCACCATCTGCAGCAGTTTAAGGCGTTGATCTATCGTGAAGTGCAGCTGCATGTGCCGGAACAGAAATCCTATCCCGGTTTCCGCCAGCGGGCTCAGCATGCGCTGCGCTACCCGATGGCGCTGACGGGCGCGGCCGCGACAACCCTGCTGCAGATGACGCCGTTCGCCTGGCGTGCGCGTGAAGCGGTCTGGCAGACCCTGCAACAGAGTGAGCAGTTCAGCTGCGATGCAGACTTCAGCCTGACACTCTGGCAGCGCGACTAA
- the cspE gene encoding transcription antiterminator/RNA stability regulator CspE: MAKIKGQVKWFNESKGFGFITPADGSKDVFVHFSAIQGNGFKTLAEGQSVEFEIQDGQKGPAAVNVTAI; the protein is encoded by the coding sequence ATGGCAAAGATTAAAGGTCAGGTTAAGTGGTTCAACGAGTCTAAAGGTTTTGGCTTCATCACCCCTGCAGACGGCAGCAAAGATGTGTTCGTACACTTCTCTGCAATCCAGGGCAATGGTTTCAAAACCCTGGCTGAAGGCCAGAGCGTTGAGTTTGAAATTCAGGATGGCCAGAAAGGCCCGGCAGCTGTTAACGTCACTGCTATCTGA
- a CDS encoding PTS mannose transporter subunit IID: MVDITKVEKKLTPGDVRAVFLRSNLFQGSWNFERMQALGFCFSMVPVIRRLYPENNEARKQAIKRHLEFFNTHPYVAAPVLGVTMAMEEQRANGAAIDDGAINGLKVGLMGPLAGVGDPIFWGTVRPVFAALGAGIAMSGSLLGPLLFFVLFNLARLLTRYYGVAYGYRKGIDIVSDMGGGFLQKLTEGASILGLFVMGALVNKWTHVNIPLVVSRITDSTGKTTVTTVQSILDQLMPGIVPLLLTFGCMWLLRRKVNALWIIVGFFAIGIFGYWIGLLGL, encoded by the coding sequence ATGGTCGATATAACCAAAGTCGAAAAGAAACTGACACCCGGCGATGTCCGCGCCGTTTTTCTGCGCTCCAACCTGTTCCAGGGTTCATGGAACTTTGAACGTATGCAGGCGCTGGGCTTCTGCTTCTCAATGGTGCCGGTGATCCGCCGTCTCTATCCTGAGAATAATGAGGCGCGTAAACAGGCGATTAAACGCCATCTGGAGTTCTTTAACACGCATCCTTATGTGGCCGCGCCGGTGCTGGGCGTCACGATGGCGATGGAGGAGCAGCGGGCCAACGGCGCGGCCATCGACGATGGGGCGATTAACGGCCTGAAGGTCGGGCTGATGGGACCGCTGGCCGGGGTGGGCGATCCCATCTTCTGGGGCACGGTGCGACCGGTCTTTGCCGCGCTGGGGGCCGGTATCGCCATGAGCGGCAGCCTGCTGGGTCCGCTGCTGTTCTTTGTGCTGTTCAACCTCGCGCGCCTGCTGACCCGCTACTACGGTGTGGCCTATGGCTACCGCAAAGGGATCGATATCGTCAGCGACATGGGCGGCGGTTTCCTGCAGAAACTCACGGAGGGCGCCTCGATCCTGGGGCTGTTTGTAATGGGGGCGCTGGTTAACAAGTGGACGCACGTTAACATCCCGCTGGTGGTGTCACGCATCACCGACTCGACCGGTAAAACCACAGTAACCACGGTGCAGTCGATTCTCGATCAGCTGATGCCGGGCATCGTGCCGCTGCTGCTCACCTTCGGCTGCATGTGGCTGTTGCGCCGTAAGGTGAATGCGCTGTGGATTATCGTCGGCTTCTTCGCCATCGGTATCTTCGGTTACTGGATAGGCCTGCTCGGTCTGTAA
- the htpX gene encoding protease HtpX, with the protein MMRIALFLMTNLAVMLVFGLILSLTGIQSSSVQGLMIMAGLFGFGGAFVSLLMSKWMALRSVGGEVIEQPRNETERWLMETIGRQARQAGIAMPQVAIYHAPDINAFATGARRNASLVAVSTGLLQNMSRDEAEAVLAHEVSHIANGDMITMTLIQGVVNTFVIFVSRILAQIAAGFMSGNRDDEESSNGNPLVYFAVSMVLELVFGILASIITMWFSRHREFHADAGSAKLVGREKMIAALQRLKTSYEPQEPSSMMAFCINGKGKSFSELFMSHPPLDKRIEALRSGQYLK; encoded by the coding sequence ATGATGCGTATTGCTCTTTTCCTGATGACCAACCTGGCTGTGATGTTGGTATTCGGGCTGATTCTCAGCCTGACAGGGATCCAGTCAAGCAGTGTTCAGGGCCTGATGATTATGGCAGGTCTGTTTGGCTTCGGCGGTGCGTTTGTTTCACTGCTGATGTCGAAGTGGATGGCGCTGCGATCGGTTGGCGGTGAAGTGATTGAACAGCCACGCAACGAAACCGAGCGCTGGCTGATGGAAACCATTGGCCGTCAGGCCCGGCAGGCGGGCATTGCGATGCCGCAGGTGGCGATCTATCACGCCCCTGACATCAACGCCTTTGCCACGGGGGCGCGACGTAACGCCTCGCTGGTCGCTGTCTCGACCGGTCTGCTGCAGAACATGAGTCGCGACGAAGCGGAAGCGGTGCTGGCGCATGAAGTGTCGCACATCGCAAATGGCGACATGATCACCATGACGCTGATTCAGGGTGTGGTGAATACCTTCGTGATTTTCGTGTCACGGATTCTGGCGCAGATCGCAGCGGGCTTTATGTCCGGCAACCGCGATGATGAAGAGAGCAGCAACGGTAACCCGCTGGTCTATTTTGCGGTATCAATGGTGCTGGAACTGGTGTTTGGTATTCTCGCCAGCATCATCACCATGTGGTTCTCCCGTCACCGTGAGTTCCACGCCGACGCCGGTTCAGCGAAGCTGGTGGGACGCGAGAAGATGATTGCGGCCCTGCAGCGCCTGAAAACCAGCTACGAACCGCAGGAGCCCAGCAGCATGATGGCGTTCTGTATCAACGGCAAAGGGAAATCCTTCAGCGAGCTGTTTATGTCGCATCCGCCGCTGGACAAACGTATTGAAGCCCTGCGCAGCGGTCAGTATCTGAAATAG